A portion of the Micromonospora tarapacensis genome contains these proteins:
- a CDS encoding sensor histidine kinase, with protein MRRPTLRPTLRLRLTLLNGVLLVGAGAILVLLAWLLVRDALRPTDELLPGTTVVLADGSTLEGAAWQRQLVDSASGELLAKGLAALLAIGVVGVVGAYAVAGRALRPLHQVTATARRLGETTLHQRICYTGADDEVAELADTFDAMLDRIAAAFEAQKRFVANASHELRTPLAVMRTEIDVTLSDDEADPAEYRRMATVVRDASERANGLVDALLVLARSEAQTGRRLGRRSECDLAAGTVNALSAVRREVERIKLDVRTSLKPAPVVGDPGLLDRLAGNLIENAVRYNHLHGRLWVRTGSDGQRSWLVVGNTGFEVDPADVPGLFEPFRRGGRERTGARGSGLGLSIVRAVCDAHGGAVTAVAQPGGGLEVTVDLPAADAAPTVEAAR; from the coding sequence TTGCGGCGGCCCACCCTGCGCCCGACGCTGCGGCTGCGATTGACCCTGCTCAACGGCGTGCTGCTGGTCGGCGCGGGCGCCATCCTGGTGCTGCTGGCCTGGCTGCTGGTCCGCGACGCGCTGCGTCCCACCGACGAGTTGCTGCCCGGCACCACCGTGGTGCTGGCCGACGGAAGCACGCTGGAGGGCGCCGCCTGGCAACGGCAGCTGGTCGACTCGGCCTCCGGGGAACTGCTGGCCAAGGGACTGGCCGCGCTGCTGGCGATCGGCGTGGTCGGCGTGGTCGGGGCGTACGCGGTCGCCGGCCGGGCGCTGCGCCCGCTGCACCAGGTCACCGCCACGGCCCGCCGGCTCGGCGAGACCACCCTGCACCAGCGGATCTGCTACACCGGGGCGGACGACGAGGTGGCCGAGCTGGCCGACACGTTCGACGCGATGCTGGACCGGATCGCCGCCGCCTTCGAGGCGCAGAAACGGTTCGTCGCCAACGCCTCCCACGAACTGCGTACGCCGCTGGCGGTGATGCGTACCGAGATCGACGTGACGCTCAGCGACGACGAGGCGGATCCGGCCGAGTACCGCCGGATGGCCACCGTGGTGCGCGACGCCTCGGAGCGGGCCAACGGGCTGGTCGACGCGCTGCTGGTGCTGGCGCGCAGCGAGGCGCAGACCGGCCGTCGCCTGGGCCGGCGCAGCGAGTGCGACCTGGCCGCCGGCACCGTCAACGCGCTCTCCGCCGTACGCCGGGAGGTCGAGCGGATCAAGCTGGACGTGCGGACGTCCCTGAAACCGGCGCCGGTGGTCGGCGATCCCGGGCTGCTGGACCGGCTGGCCGGCAACCTGATCGAGAACGCGGTCCGCTACAACCACCTGCACGGCCGGCTCTGGGTGCGCACCGGCTCGGACGGGCAGCGCTCCTGGCTGGTGGTCGGCAACACCGGTTTCGAGGTGGACCCGGCCGACGTGCCGGGGCTGTTCGAGCCTTTCCGGCGCGGTGGCCGGGAACGCACGGGGGCGCGCGGATCGGGCCTCGGCCTGTCCATCGTCCGGGCGGTCTGTGATGCGCACGGCGGCGCGGTGACCGCCGTGGCACAGCCCGGCGGCGGTCTGGAGGTGACGGTCGACCTGCCGGCCGCGGACGCCGCGCCGACCGTGGAGGCCGCACGGTGA
- a CDS encoding response regulator transcription factor, which translates to MRVLVVEDERNLADAIARGLRKRGMAVDVAYDGDNGHELAFVTRYDVVVLDRDLPGMHGDQICAELAASGALTRVLMLTASGTVADRVEGLALGADDYLPKPFAFDELVARVQALGRRATPAAPPVLEAADLVVDPARRTATRGGVPVELTNKEFGVLCELLKARGAVVSSEELLERVWDANTDPFTTIVRVTVMTLRRKLGDPPLIETVVGAGYRTAEVGA; encoded by the coding sequence ATGCGGGTACTGGTGGTCGAGGACGAGCGCAACCTCGCCGACGCGATCGCGCGTGGCCTGCGCAAGCGTGGTATGGCGGTGGATGTGGCCTACGACGGCGACAACGGTCACGAACTGGCCTTCGTGACCCGCTACGACGTGGTGGTGCTCGACCGGGACCTGCCCGGCATGCACGGCGACCAGATCTGCGCCGAGCTGGCCGCGTCCGGCGCGCTGACCCGGGTGCTGATGTTGACCGCCAGCGGCACCGTCGCCGACCGGGTCGAGGGGTTGGCGCTGGGCGCCGACGACTACCTGCCCAAACCGTTCGCCTTCGACGAGCTGGTCGCCCGGGTGCAGGCGCTGGGCCGGCGGGCCACCCCGGCGGCCCCGCCGGTGCTGGAGGCGGCCGACCTGGTGGTCGACCCGGCACGACGCACGGCGACCCGGGGCGGGGTGCCGGTGGAGCTGACGAACAAGGAGTTCGGCGTGCTCTGCGAGCTGCTCAAGGCGCGGGGCGCGGTGGTGTCCAGCGAGGAACTGCTGGAGCGGGTCTGGGACGCCAACACCGACCCGTTCACCACCATCGTCCGGGTCACGGTGATGACCCTGCGCCGCAAGCTCGGCGACCCGCCACTGATCGAGACGGTGGTCGGTGCCGGCTACCGCACGGCCGAGGTGGGGGCGTGA
- a CDS encoding outer membrane protein assembly factor BamB family protein produces the protein MTLIDLGELTEPADPAPTRRRRTGGRRLGAAVVALVALLTLAGAAPPARRIHATVAAALGTDLFLTDDQIFAVSPMPQVTDGSQELLAYPRPVRATVRPQRLAPLWRVPVQPANRIYRVQSVDDGGVLVSMGRESTRTSETVRLDARTGQERWRQPGIAIFDMPDRALLRTFNDGVSNSLRMIELATARELWSMPLSAASVDYRQHDGVVDAVVVATVDGEVEVVDPETGTIRHRLPAPDDDPAGYQQAAVVGDLVLVIRNSNTIAAHTVDGLIRRWQVSVPTATYVTPCGRLLCAGMAGGGLTVLDPGTGAVRWSSGDVLDLMLVGERNTVALVRGTNEVVTLDVETGAIVTEHGTWEPIIRYEYAPQLLGVRPLSDEGLVLARLDPSGRPARRIDVLPRAGGSCQGRYDLVACRLFDGGYGIWQLPG, from the coding sequence GTGACGTTGATCGACCTCGGTGAGCTGACCGAGCCGGCCGATCCGGCGCCGACGCGCCGGCGCCGGACCGGTGGCCGTCGCCTCGGGGCCGCCGTCGTGGCGCTGGTCGCGCTGCTGACCCTGGCCGGCGCCGCGCCGCCGGCCCGGCGGATCCACGCGACCGTGGCCGCGGCGCTGGGGACCGATCTGTTCCTCACCGACGACCAGATCTTCGCCGTCTCGCCGATGCCGCAGGTCACCGACGGTAGCCAGGAGCTGCTCGCCTATCCGCGGCCGGTGCGTGCCACCGTCCGGCCGCAGCGCCTCGCACCGCTGTGGCGGGTGCCGGTGCAACCGGCCAACCGGATCTACCGGGTGCAGTCCGTCGACGACGGTGGGGTGCTGGTTTCCATGGGCCGGGAGTCCACCAGGACCAGCGAGACCGTGCGACTGGACGCCCGCACCGGCCAGGAGCGCTGGCGCCAGCCCGGGATCGCGATCTTCGACATGCCCGACCGGGCGTTGCTGCGTACGTTCAACGACGGGGTGTCGAACTCGCTGCGCATGATCGAGCTGGCCACGGCCCGCGAACTGTGGTCCATGCCGTTGTCGGCGGCCAGCGTCGACTACCGCCAGCACGACGGCGTGGTCGACGCCGTCGTGGTGGCCACGGTGGACGGTGAGGTCGAGGTGGTCGATCCGGAGACCGGCACGATCCGGCACCGCCTGCCCGCACCCGACGACGACCCGGCCGGCTACCAGCAGGCCGCGGTGGTCGGTGACCTCGTGCTGGTCATCCGCAACTCGAACACCATCGCCGCGCACACCGTCGACGGGCTGATCCGGCGCTGGCAGGTGAGCGTGCCGACGGCCACCTATGTCACCCCCTGCGGCCGGCTGCTCTGCGCCGGAATGGCCGGCGGCGGGTTGACCGTCCTCGACCCGGGCACCGGGGCCGTCCGGTGGAGCAGCGGCGATGTCCTCGACCTCATGCTGGTGGGCGAACGCAACACCGTCGCGCTGGTCAGGGGCACCAACGAGGTGGTCACGCTCGACGTGGAGACCGGTGCGATAGTGACCGAACACGGGACGTGGGAGCCGATCATCCGCTACGAGTACGCGCCGCAGCTGCTCGGCGTGCGCCCGCTCAGCGACGAGGGCCTGGTGCTGGCCCGCCTCGACCCGAGCGGACGACCGGCGCGCCGGATCGACGTGCTGCCCCGTGCCGGCGGCAGCTGCCAGGGCCGGTACGACCTGGTCGCCTGCCGCCTGTTCGACGGCGGCTACGGCATCTGGCAGCTGCCGGGCTGA
- a CDS encoding AtzH-like domain-containing protein: MEIDRTDVVAEVTAAFVGYEQALVDGDADRICGFFWDSDRTVRFGIADHQYGLDAQRKWRAAQPPLPPGRWLVDTVVTAFGPDLAVVTTRFGYAATATGRQTQTWVRLPAGWRIVTAHVSEPAPG, encoded by the coding sequence ATGGAGATCGACCGGACGGACGTGGTCGCCGAGGTGACGGCGGCCTTCGTCGGCTACGAGCAGGCGCTGGTGGACGGGGACGCCGACCGGATCTGCGGGTTCTTCTGGGACTCCGACCGGACCGTTCGTTTCGGCATCGCCGACCACCAGTACGGGCTCGACGCGCAGCGCAAGTGGCGGGCCGCCCAGCCGCCGCTGCCGCCCGGCCGCTGGCTGGTCGACACGGTGGTGACCGCCTTCGGCCCGGACCTGGCGGTCGTGACGACCCGGTTCGGGTACGCCGCCACCGCCACCGGCCGGCAGACCCAGACCTGGGTACGCCTTCCGGCGGGCTGGCGCATCGTCACCGCCCACGTCTCCGAGCCCGCCCCGGGCTGA
- a CDS encoding solute carrier family 23 protein — MVSTKPSVVPLPYWVRGDTNAFFGFGVNVLVNVLTLTGLCLFVVNLPEREVFGTILPALGIALVAGNVYYTHLARRLARRENRTDVTALPYGPSVPHMFIVIFVIMLPIYLSTGDALRAWEAGMAWAFIIGVIVLIGAFVGPYIRRYTPRAALLGTLAGISITFISMNPAGQMWRMAWIALPVLALLLIGLLTDVKLPFNFPIGLAALLLGTAIGWIGGAMSVPDVTAAARDIAFAFPTFQLDLLLRGLSDMAPLLATAIPLGVYNFTEAMTNVESAATAGDNYNLRSVLLADGAGAVIGSALGSPFPPAVYVGHPGWKAAGGRTGYSMATGIVIALLCFLGMFSLLGAIFPTAAIVPILLYIGLLIGAQAFQATPRAHAAAVVAALIPNIAAWATGQMNNALAAAGTTAAEVGNEALAGAGVVYDGLRILGEGAILAGLVLGAIVAFIIDKRFVHAAIFAASGSVLAFIGLIHGEEVQWNANGQVALGYLFVAVICAIFALGRHPHRVPEPEEIELDRLHGGTPAAPNEPAGGEQREPVVSG, encoded by the coding sequence ATGGTCTCCACCAAACCCTCCGTCGTGCCGCTGCCGTACTGGGTGCGCGGCGACACCAACGCGTTCTTCGGATTCGGCGTCAACGTCCTGGTCAACGTGCTCACCCTGACCGGGCTCTGCCTCTTCGTGGTGAACCTCCCCGAACGGGAGGTGTTCGGCACGATCCTGCCGGCACTGGGCATCGCCCTGGTCGCCGGCAACGTCTACTACACCCATCTGGCCCGGCGGCTGGCCCGGCGGGAGAACCGCACCGACGTGACCGCCCTGCCGTACGGGCCGAGCGTGCCGCACATGTTCATCGTCATCTTCGTCATCATGCTGCCGATCTACCTGAGCACCGGCGACGCGCTGCGGGCCTGGGAAGCGGGAATGGCCTGGGCCTTCATCATCGGCGTGATCGTGCTGATCGGCGCGTTCGTGGGCCCGTACATCCGCCGCTACACGCCGCGGGCGGCGCTGCTGGGCACCCTCGCCGGCATCTCCATCACCTTCATCTCGATGAACCCGGCCGGCCAGATGTGGCGGATGGCCTGGATCGCCCTGCCGGTGCTGGCGCTGCTGCTGATCGGCCTGCTCACCGACGTCAAGCTGCCGTTCAACTTCCCGATCGGCCTCGCCGCGCTGCTGCTCGGCACCGCGATCGGCTGGATCGGCGGGGCGATGTCGGTGCCGGACGTCACGGCGGCGGCGCGCGACATCGCGTTCGCGTTCCCCACCTTCCAGCTCGACCTGCTGCTGCGCGGGCTCTCCGACATGGCGCCGCTGCTGGCGACCGCGATCCCGCTCGGCGTCTACAACTTCACCGAGGCGATGACCAACGTGGAGAGCGCGGCCACCGCCGGGGACAACTACAACCTGCGCAGCGTCCTGCTCGCCGACGGTGCCGGCGCGGTCATCGGCTCCGCCCTCGGTTCGCCGTTCCCGCCGGCGGTCTACGTCGGCCACCCGGGCTGGAAGGCCGCCGGTGGGCGCACCGGCTATTCGATGGCGACCGGAATCGTCATCGCGCTGCTCTGCTTCCTGGGGATGTTCTCCCTGCTCGGCGCGATCTTCCCGACCGCGGCGATCGTGCCGATCCTGCTCTACATCGGCCTCCTGATCGGTGCCCAGGCGTTCCAGGCGACGCCGCGGGCACACGCCGCGGCGGTGGTGGCGGCCCTGATACCCAACATCGCGGCCTGGGCGACCGGGCAGATGAACAACGCCCTCGCGGCGGCCGGCACCACGGCGGCGGAGGTCGGCAACGAGGCCCTGGCCGGCGCCGGAGTGGTCTACGACGGCCTGCGGATCCTCGGCGAGGGCGCCATCCTCGCCGGTCTGGTGCTCGGCGCGATCGTCGCGTTCATCATCGACAAACGCTTCGTCCACGCGGCGATCTTCGCCGCGTCCGGCTCGGTGCTCGCCTTCATCGGCCTGATCCACGGTGAGGAGGTCCAGTGGAACGCCAACGGGCAGGTGGCGCTCGGCTACCTCTTCGTCGCGGTGATCTGCGCGATCTTCGCGCTCGGCAGGCATCCGCACCGGGTTCCCGAGCCGGAGGAGATCGAACTGGACCGCCTGCACGGCGGCACCCCGGCGGCACCCAATGAGCCGGCGGGCGGTGAGCAGCGCGAGCCGGTGGTGAGCGGCTGA
- a CDS encoding cysteine hydrolase family protein, whose product MLTVAAARPSPYTFDLSTTALLVIDMQRDFLEPGGFGESLGNDVGQLRRTIAPLTALLAGARATGLTVVHTREGHLPDLSDCPPAKLSRGAPSKRIGDPGPKGRILVRGEYGHDIVDELAPLPGEPVIDKPGKGAFYATGLDALLAGRRIRSLLVTGVTTEVCVHTTVREANDRGYECLVLADCVGSYFPEFQRVGLDMIAAQGGIFGWVADSTEVLAVLPTNPVLQPSS is encoded by the coding sequence ATGTTGACCGTTGCCGCCGCGCGGCCCTCCCCGTACACCTTCGACCTCTCGACCACGGCGCTGCTCGTCATCGACATGCAGCGCGACTTCCTGGAGCCCGGTGGGTTCGGCGAGAGCCTGGGCAACGACGTCGGCCAGCTGCGGCGCACCATCGCGCCGCTCACCGCGCTGCTGGCCGGTGCCCGCGCCACGGGGCTGACCGTCGTGCACACCCGGGAAGGACACCTGCCCGACCTGTCCGACTGCCCGCCGGCCAAGCTCAGCCGGGGCGCGCCGAGCAAGCGGATCGGCGACCCCGGACCCAAGGGCCGGATCCTCGTCCGGGGCGAGTACGGCCACGACATCGTCGACGAGCTGGCGCCGCTACCCGGCGAACCGGTCATCGACAAGCCCGGCAAGGGCGCCTTCTACGCCACCGGGCTGGACGCCCTGCTCGCCGGCCGGAGGATCCGCAGCCTGCTGGTCACCGGGGTCACCACCGAGGTGTGCGTGCACACCACGGTCCGGGAGGCCAACGACCGCGGGTACGAGTGTCTCGTGCTCGCCGACTGCGTCGGGTCCTACTTCCCCGAGTTCCAGCGGGTGGGGCTCGACATGATCGCCGCCCAGGGCGGCATCTTCGGGTGGGTCGCCGACTCCACGGAGGTGCTCGCCGTGCTGCCCACCAACCCCGTGTTGCAACCCTCCTCCTGA
- the biuH gene encoding biuret amidohydrolase, with translation MGRIGPVTANPYPWPYDGAADTARTALLCIDWQTDFCGPGGYVDAMGYDIGLTRAGLPATARLLEHARSLGMLVVHTREGHDPDLSDLPANKRWRSAQIGAEIGGAGPCGRILVKGEPGWEIVPEVAPAPGEVIVDKPGKGAFYATNLDLVLRTRGVTHLILTGITTDVCVHTTMREANDRGYECLILADCTGATDKGNHDAALHMVTMQGGVFGCVATSDDVIAATTK, from the coding sequence ATGGGCCGGATCGGGCCGGTAACGGCGAATCCCTACCCGTGGCCGTACGACGGCGCGGCCGACACCGCGCGTACCGCACTGCTCTGCATCGACTGGCAGACCGACTTCTGCGGGCCGGGCGGTTACGTCGACGCGATGGGCTACGACATCGGTCTCACCCGGGCCGGCCTGCCGGCCACCGCCCGGCTGCTGGAGCACGCCCGATCGCTCGGGATGCTGGTCGTACACACCCGGGAGGGGCACGATCCCGACCTTTCCGACCTGCCGGCGAACAAGCGCTGGCGCTCGGCGCAGATCGGCGCCGAGATCGGCGGGGCCGGCCCGTGCGGCCGGATCCTGGTCAAGGGCGAGCCGGGCTGGGAGATCGTGCCCGAGGTCGCCCCGGCCCCCGGCGAGGTGATCGTCGACAAGCCGGGCAAGGGGGCCTTCTACGCCACCAATCTCGACCTGGTGCTGCGCACCCGGGGTGTCACCCATTTGATCCTCACCGGCATCACCACCGACGTCTGCGTGCACACCACCATGCGCGAGGCGAACGACCGGGGCTACGAGTGCCTGATCCTCGCCGACTGCACCGGCGCCACCGACAAGGGAAACCACGACGCCGCGCTGCACATGGTCACCATGCAGGGCGGCGTCTTCGGCTGCGTCGCCACCTCCGACGACGTCATCGCCGCCACGACCAAGTGA
- a CDS encoding allophanate hydrolase-related protein produces MLIAVVGRHLAGESRNAELTDRGATLAGVARTAPLYRLYRMDTPDGEGIPGLVRVAPTDGHPIEVELWRLPTTAVGDLLAGVPAPLSLGWIRLHDGRDVLGFLCEAYAAGPQAEDISATGGWRAYRRAAAHRS; encoded by the coding sequence GTGCTGATCGCCGTGGTCGGGCGGCACCTGGCCGGCGAGTCCCGCAACGCGGAGCTGACCGACCGGGGGGCCACCCTCGCCGGTGTCGCGCGCACCGCACCGCTGTACCGGCTCTACCGGATGGACACACCGGACGGCGAGGGGATACCCGGTCTGGTCCGGGTCGCCCCGACCGACGGTCACCCGATCGAGGTCGAGCTGTGGCGGCTGCCCACCACCGCCGTGGGCGACCTGTTGGCCGGCGTGCCGGCGCCGCTCTCGCTCGGCTGGATCCGGCTGCACGACGGGCGGGACGTGCTCGGTTTCCTCTGCGAGGCGTACGCCGCCGGCCCGCAGGCCGAGGACATCAGCGCCACCGGTGGGTGGCGGGCGTACCGCCGCGCCGCGGCGCACCGGAGTTGA
- a CDS encoding amidase family protein, with amino-acid sequence MPERIGSVSELRSAYLHGDLTPVDLVERVLARLAGRTGEPVWISTVSAGQLSARAEWLAGLGDPATLPLYGIPFAVKDNIDVAGMVTTAGCPDFGYTAAEDAPVVRRLLDAGAVLVGKTNLDQFATGLTGARSPYGSCESVFGGGLISGGSSSGSAVAVAAGQVSFALGTDTAGSGRVPAALNGIVGVKPTRGLLSTAGVVPACRSLDCVSIFTADVAGAAEVLHAARGVSAADPWGRPLPAERVVPRMPGTLRLGVPCTEDLEFFGDAGQAVRFAAGVQGLRGLVGRTRPVPLQTFFEAGDLLYQGPWVAERLAALDGFLREHPEAVLAVTRTVLETGRRYDAVDAFRGQHRLRELRPASTSCGSRSTRWSCPPSARRSPWTRSPRTRSGATRCSAATPSSPTCSTWRR; translated from the coding sequence ATGCCAGAGCGGATCGGATCGGTCTCGGAGCTGCGGTCGGCGTACCTCCACGGTGACCTGACCCCCGTGGACCTGGTCGAGCGCGTCCTCGCCCGGCTCGCCGGACGGACCGGCGAGCCGGTCTGGATCAGCACCGTCTCGGCCGGGCAGCTGTCCGCCCGCGCCGAGTGGCTGGCCGGCCTCGGTGACCCCGCGACGCTGCCGCTGTACGGCATCCCGTTCGCGGTCAAGGACAACATCGACGTCGCCGGCATGGTCACCACGGCCGGCTGCCCCGACTTCGGGTACACCGCCGCGGAGGACGCACCCGTGGTGCGCCGGCTGCTCGACGCCGGTGCCGTGCTCGTCGGCAAGACCAACCTCGACCAGTTCGCCACCGGCCTCACCGGCGCCCGGTCGCCGTACGGCAGCTGCGAGAGCGTCTTCGGCGGCGGGCTCATCTCCGGCGGATCCAGCTCCGGCTCGGCGGTCGCGGTCGCCGCCGGCCAGGTCAGCTTCGCCCTGGGCACGGACACCGCAGGTTCCGGCCGGGTGCCGGCGGCGCTCAACGGGATCGTCGGCGTCAAGCCCACCCGGGGCCTGCTCAGCACGGCCGGCGTGGTGCCGGCCTGCCGCTCGCTGGACTGCGTCTCGATCTTCACCGCCGACGTGGCGGGCGCGGCCGAGGTGCTGCACGCCGCCCGTGGCGTCTCGGCGGCCGACCCGTGGGGTCGTCCGCTGCCGGCGGAGCGGGTCGTTCCCCGCATGCCGGGGACGCTACGCCTCGGCGTGCCCTGCACAGAAGACCTCGAGTTCTTCGGCGACGCCGGGCAGGCGGTCCGGTTCGCCGCGGGCGTGCAGGGGCTGCGGGGTCTGGTCGGTCGGACCCGGCCGGTGCCGTTGCAGACCTTCTTCGAGGCGGGTGACCTGCTCTACCAGGGGCCGTGGGTGGCCGAGCGGCTCGCCGCGCTGGACGGCTTCCTGCGGGAACACCCCGAGGCGGTGCTGGCGGTCACCCGGACCGTGCTGGAGACCGGCCGGCGCTACGACGCCGTCGACGCCTTCCGGGGCCAGCACCGGCTGCGCGAGCTGCGGCCCGCGTCGACCAGCTGTGGCAGCAGGTCGACGCGCTGGTCGTGCCCACCGTCGGCACGACGTTCACCCTGGACGAGATCGCCGAGGACCCGATCGGGCGCAACGCGATGCTCGGCCGCTACACCCAGTTCGCCAACCTGCTCGACCTGGCGGCGGTGA
- a CDS encoding GntR family transcriptional regulator, which yields MNDVAASPVDGELESVSLVDLAVDRLTREILSGRSDPGERLVEEQLTRRLGISRAPLREALRLLAQRGLVEHVPRRGVRVATLSDRDVRELYELRDVLERFAVRSAIPVPRESDLAGLRAALDQMREATRAADRLAVAGSHRAFHVALVALAGNRQLSAVYDSILVKLQLYMAINLRREAEVAQPLDGVHRHERLLEAVTAGDPETVLTVLSDHGARSYLG from the coding sequence GTGAACGACGTGGCCGCATCGCCGGTGGACGGCGAGCTGGAGAGTGTCAGCCTGGTGGACCTCGCCGTGGACCGGTTGACCCGGGAGATCCTCAGCGGCCGGAGCGATCCGGGTGAACGGCTGGTGGAGGAGCAACTGACCCGGCGGCTCGGGATCAGCCGCGCACCGTTGCGTGAGGCGCTGCGGTTGCTGGCCCAGCGGGGGCTGGTCGAGCATGTGCCGCGGCGCGGGGTCCGGGTCGCCACCCTCTCCGACCGCGACGTGCGGGAGCTGTACGAGCTGCGCGACGTGCTGGAGCGCTTCGCGGTGCGATCGGCGATCCCGGTGCCGCGGGAGAGCGACCTGGCCGGGCTGCGGGCGGCGCTGGACCAGATGCGGGAGGCGACCCGGGCCGCCGACCGACTGGCGGTCGCCGGGTCGCACCGGGCGTTCCACGTCGCGCTGGTGGCGCTCGCCGGCAATCGCCAGCTCTCCGCGGTGTACGACTCGATCCTGGTGAAGTTGCAGCTCTACATGGCGATCAACCTGCGCCGCGAGGCGGAGGTGGCGCAGCCGCTGGACGGCGTCCACCGGCACGAGCGGCTGCTGGAGGCGGTCACCGCGGGCGACCCGGAGACGGTCCTCACGGTGCTCTCCGACCACGGGGCGCGTTCCTACCTCGGCTAG